The Candidatus Poribacteria bacterium nucleotide sequence CGTTTCCGCCATCAGTATCCATCAAATACAGATCCCAACTGTCCGAAAGTTGGTCGCGGTCCGACGCGAAAAGAATCTGTTCCCCAGTGGGAGAGAAAACTGGCGAAATATCGTCGGCTTTGTGCCGCGTGAGGTTTATCTGTTCGGTTCCATCCGGGTTCATAATGTAGATGTCTCGATTGCCCTCCCGATTTGCCGCAAACACGATTTTAGCAGCTGTTGGGGCTTGGGCAGATACTAAACAAGTATTTATATTCAGCAATGCGAGATGAAGAAAAAAAGATGGAAAACAAAACCAGTATTTCATGAGAAACCCCTTTAAAAGTAAAAACGGTTCAACTCCAAACTCGCTCTACTTTAACTGTATCGACGACCTTGTTCAAACAATATGTTATTTTTTTCTTAAAATTTAGTAGATTACCTATGTTTCAGCAGATGTCTTTAAATCTTTTTGAAGCAAAAAGATTGGAGTCTGGAATGCTGGAGGCGCGAAAAAGTGAAGACTACCACGCCCCAGCAAGTACTATAGTTTCTTAGCCGCTTACGCAAGTTCCATCTGGATGGCAAAGATTAGGCCAATTTTTGCAATCTTCGTCATCGTCACATGGTTGTGCTGCAGCGTCCTGAATTCCAAAAATTGCCTGTGCGAGGAGGATACTGCCAGTCGCCATACCAAGCGTCAAAGGACCTTTGACCCCCACGCGACCTTCCTCGGATGCCATAAAGTCGCGGATTTTACCACGAAGGTTTGTTTTCATCTCAGTTTTTCTCCTTTCTGCCGGTGCTCTGTTCCGACGGGATTGAGTTCCCAACCCAAGTGCGTTAGGAAAACCATTTCCAAGGCGAATTACTTCGCTGCGAGAATTGAGCCTTTCCCTTGGAAATGCTTGAAAACGTATTCAACTTCGGTAGGCGTATGATATTCTACCAACATCTCTGCCGAAGTGGTTTCAAGGGGGTTATGTCTGAAACACCATTTCTTTTTTGACGCTTGTTTTCTCAATATCTGGGGCATAAGACACCCGTTTCTCAAAGAGATAGAGGCGTATAAAGTTTTTGGAAAATCAAGCGATGTTTGCCTATTCTTTTTTTTGAATTAAAGTGTATGATAGAAAGTCCAATTATATAGTCGTAATTTTGAGGTCGGAAACGTGCATAAAATGAAAAATAATTTGAAAAATTTGGTTTTTTCACTCAAAAATTGACAAAATTGTTTGTAATTGTGGAAAAATAAGATTATAGGGGAATTTTAAAGAATCTATGGAAGGAAGTAGAGTTTAGGTCAGAAAGCAGGCATAACGCCGGGAAGGCGATTTCAGGACGGCTATATTCAAAATGTTATTTCTTTTTTAATTCACCCCACAGCATTGTTAACATTGTCATGTTTGGCTGAACGGGTAGTGCCTCTGGGTCAAACCAATCCGCTTGGATATTATGTCCATGTTGTGTGAGTTGTTTCGGTTTTCCGCCGTGCAAAGCTGTTGTGAAAAGTTGAAATCGACCTCCTTCTACCTGTTTCCCAATAACTTTCGCGCCGACTCTTTGCTCATAAAGGAGTGCATCTCCCTGCGGAGACCAAACAGGACCCAGAAACTCTAGCTTCGTTCTCTTAACGATTTGCCGGACATCTGTGCCATCCCGATTGACGATGTAGAGAACCGCCGTTTTGAATTCACCAAAATCTATATCCCACTCACGACCGGAGAAGACAAGCATCTTTCCCGATGGCGACCAGTCCGGATGCTTCATAAACATTCGGTCACCTTGGATGGGTTTCCTCGGAGGCGGAGCCTGTGGTGTGAGAATAGCAATTCGATTATCTCCAGTCCCAATAAAGGCAAGTTCGTTTCTACGAGGTGCCCATGCTGGATCTATCCCCCCTGCGACGCGCACCTCCGTTTTTGTATCCATTGTCGCGATATAGATAGCCAATCCGTCACGCTCCCACCGTTCATAAGCGATCTGTTTTCCATCGGCAGACCATGTCGGATCCTCTCTGCGAGCACTTTTTGAGAACACGCGTCTTTCACTTTTCCCATCTGCCTCCATAAGATAAAGGTCGGGAATCCCATGACGATTAGAAACAAAAAGTATCTGTTCTCCTGTTGGGGACCAAGCAGGATAGAGATCGTCCGCAGGATTGTGGGTCAACCTCACCTGTTGGCTTCCGTCCAGACTCATGGTATAAATCTCTTTGTTGCCATCCCTGGTGGACGTAAACACGATTTTGGCGGTTTTCGGGGCTTTTGCGAAAACTGGAAAAATCCCTGTATTTAGCACCAAGAGAATTACAAAAACTAACAACTGTATCGTTTTCATATTGCATACTTTTAGATGACTGTGTAAGTTACACCGTAGTTTCTGAGTCCTTATTCCTGCTTAATTTTTCCCCACAGGGTTGTCATTTTCTCCGCACTCGGTGAAACAGCGAAGAATAGTTCAGGGACCCACGTTGGATTTCTACCGCCTGACGGATGCGTCGTTAGTTGACGCGGTTCTCCACCTGTCGCATCTATCAGATAAATATCCCTTTTAGCAGCCCCTTTTACAGGCGCGCCTGAAGTGTAGACGATCCATCGTCCGTTCGGAGACCAAGCAGGATCTCCATGCCAATTGACACCACGCGTTAATTGACGAATATCATCTCCATCCCCACGCATAACATAAATGTGGCTGGTCCACGCACCGCTTGAGGCAGGAAATGCAATCTTGTCTCCTGTGGGAGACCATGTTGGACCTGACCGAAGGGCTTTTGGGAGTTGACGCATTTGTCTCCCAGCGGCAGCGACGACATAGATACGAGGGTCCGGGTTGCCCTCTTGCTGGCTAACCGAAAAGAAAGCGATCCATTGACCGTCGGGTGACCATGCGG carries:
- a CDS encoding DPP IV N-terminal domain-containing protein; amino-acid sequence: MKRLFKYTLLGTIWFLNMMFLSLSIVAADVGYIAFSSYRGENRDIYMIDINGQNLQNLTNTPDIGEFNPTFSPDGRFMAYAAYHKRNSDIYVLDLETHARRRLTHNLSEDTSPAWSPDGKWIAFISNRRTSYEIYKINAKGGNPQLLTPLRDRDSFAPAWSPDGQWIAFFSVSQQEGNPDPRIYVVAAAGRQMRQLPKALRSGPTWSPTGDKIAFPASSGAWTSHIYVMRGDGDDIRQLTRGVNWHGDPAWSPNGRWIVYTSGAPVKGAAKRDIYLIDATGGEPRQLTTHPSGGRNPTWVPELFFAVSPSAEKMTTLWGKIKQE